The Staphylococcus sp. KG4-3 genome has a window encoding:
- a CDS encoding TIGR00730 family Rossman fold protein — protein sequence MKRIAVYCGASKGNDPSYMSEAYQLGKTMAENGYELIFGAGSVGIMGAIQDGVLDHGGNAIGVMPNMLNEKEITSKKLTELILVDSMHERKNKMAELADAFVMAPGGAGSLEEFFEMYSWSQIGIHQKPIAIFNINGFFDPLQSLLSHMIEEGFIDAKYDTLAPLCDSTEALFETINNYKPLGVRTYD from the coding sequence ATGAAAAGAATTGCTGTTTACTGTGGCGCTAGTAAAGGAAATGATCCTTCCTATATGTCGGAAGCTTATCAGCTAGGTAAAACTATGGCCGAAAACGGTTATGAATTAATCTTTGGAGCTGGTTCTGTAGGCATTATGGGGGCAATTCAAGATGGTGTACTAGATCATGGTGGTAACGCTATAGGCGTTATGCCTAATATGTTAAATGAAAAAGAAATAACTAGTAAGAAATTAACGGAACTTATTTTAGTTGACTCTATGCATGAAAGAAAAAACAAAATGGCCGAATTAGCAGACGCATTTGTCATGGCCCCTGGTGGTGCTGGTTCTTTAGAAGAATTCTTTGAAATGTATAGTTGGTCACAAATCGGGATTCATCAAAAACCGATTGCTATATTTAATATCAACGGCTTCTTCGATCCATTACAATCTCTATTATCTCATATGATTGAAGAAGGCTTTATCGATGCTAAATACGATACTTTAGCACCGTTATGTGATTCAACTGAAGCACTATTTGAAACAATCAATAATTATAAACCTTTAGGCGTTAGAACTTACGACTAA
- a CDS encoding DUF402 domain-containing protein, whose translation MKVKYIDKRHWRRIIDREYTEVKVNNNKFKGIIGLVTMKKVREPLEVSVVGQNIIVADDNYQWLQILPEKKRYSITVMLDDKGNPLEYYFDINLKNVTQKGNARTIDLCLDVLVLPNGSYELVDEDDLQRALDTGQITKKQYHEAYVIAHQLMIKIDADFPTMQEKIMYCYHKIKQKAKGQKHSKHKPKVNKHNTHKPKQHTHDKHKHHKHTSTHKQGQQKTSHHE comes from the coding sequence GTGAAAGTAAAATATATTGATAAGCGTCACTGGCGTCGCATCATTGATAGAGAATACACAGAGGTCAAAGTGAACAATAATAAGTTTAAAGGTATTATTGGTTTAGTCACTATGAAAAAAGTTCGAGAGCCATTAGAGGTATCAGTTGTTGGACAAAACATTATTGTTGCTGATGACAACTATCAGTGGTTACAAATCTTACCTGAGAAAAAACGTTATAGTATTACAGTGATGTTAGATGACAAGGGCAACCCATTAGAATATTATTTTGATATCAATTTAAAGAATGTTACACAGAAAGGGAATGCACGTACGATTGATTTATGTTTAGATGTGCTTGTATTGCCAAATGGGTCTTATGAACTTGTTGATGAAGATGATTTACAACGTGCATTGGATACAGGACAAATTACTAAAAAACAATATCATGAAGCATATGTAATTGCGCATCAGCTCATGATAAAAATTGATGCTGATTTTCCAACTATGCAAGAGAAAATTATGTATTGTTATCATAAAATTAAACAGAAAGCAAAAGGGCAGAAACATAGTAAACATAAGCCAAAAGTGAACAAACATAATACTCATAAACCCAAACAACACACACATGATAAACATAAACACCATAAACATACATCTACGCATAAACAAGGACAACAAAAGACTTCACATCATGAATAG
- a CDS encoding DUF1129 family protein produces the protein MKSTERLMRENNVKSLRLNNTDRETFENYMTYVRADLSVNPHDSEKMLNRILTQLLQAEKEGTLAMDFFDHDPKLHAKKEIKKLPNETLFNIFKYIYQHILLFFGIFCFLKGFIGFFIGAKRLYIYTFPIMLLVGISIIFIFIWMVFKTVQMQCFTKSHWTWIMTYISIILLLCAIFYVFFVPQAALAVGPYIFISNWTFIIISFIIIPISLYIDHHYINKDANTSL, from the coding sequence ATGAAATCTACTGAAAGATTAATGCGTGAAAATAATGTAAAATCACTACGATTAAACAATACTGATAGAGAAACATTCGAAAACTATATGACATATGTACGTGCCGATCTAAGTGTGAATCCCCATGATTCCGAAAAGATGTTAAATCGTATATTAACTCAATTATTACAAGCCGAAAAAGAAGGCACGCTTGCTATGGATTTCTTTGATCATGATCCTAAATTACACGCAAAAAAAGAAATTAAAAAATTGCCGAATGAGACACTCTTCAACATATTCAAATATATTTATCAACATATTCTCCTTTTCTTTGGTATTTTTTGTTTCCTAAAAGGGTTTATTGGCTTTTTTATCGGCGCCAAACGACTATATATATATACGTTTCCGATAATGTTACTCGTCGGTATTAGTATTATTTTCATTTTTATATGGATGGTATTTAAAACTGTACAAATGCAATGTTTTACCAAATCACATTGGACTTGGATTATGACATATATCAGTATTATATTGTTGTTATGTGCAATATTTTATGTATTTTTTGTACCCCAAGCAGCGCTTGCTGTAGGCCCTTACATTTTCATAAGTAATTGGACATTTATTATTATTTCTTTCATAATTATTCCAATCTCATTGTATATCGATCATCACTATATTAATAAAGATGCAAATACTTCACTATGA
- a CDS encoding aminotransferase class I/II-fold pyridoxal phosphate-dependent enzyme, giving the protein MFKPKYKKIIDNIILQIDTGELEPGMQLASQRDMARKYQVNRSTVIQAIDILKSQGIIKGREKQRLYVSGNTWHTYIRNNINWQNYISNSTTKNNQYFVQQINKLEFHSNMMRLSTGERPKPLKSFDANDNILYLNSLSKTVSPGLRVGWIVAKPSVVAHLADLKMQNDYGASSISQYIATEWLTQTHYHDQHLKGLKDKLLIKRNLFLESLNKYFSNLGSWSTPEGSFYIWFQFKYSIDMKKLFDAAIAENILINPGEVYDKHAHHCIRFSYAYIDADDIDVALKRLSEIIQTRFTTSS; this is encoded by the coding sequence ATGTTCAAACCAAAATACAAAAAAATTATTGATAATATCATTTTACAAATTGATACCGGAGAATTAGAACCAGGCATGCAATTAGCTTCTCAAAGAGATATGGCAAGAAAATATCAAGTGAATCGTTCTACCGTTATACAAGCAATCGATATCCTTAAAAGTCAGGGGATAATAAAAGGTAGAGAGAAACAACGCTTATATGTATCTGGAAATACTTGGCATACTTATATTAGAAACAATATCAATTGGCAAAACTATATTAGCAATAGTACAACTAAAAATAATCAATACTTTGTTCAACAAATAAATAAACTAGAATTCCACTCCAATATGATGCGTTTAAGTACTGGTGAACGTCCTAAACCTTTAAAATCATTTGATGCAAATGACAATATTTTATACCTGAACAGCTTATCTAAAACTGTAAGTCCTGGTTTGCGTGTCGGTTGGATCGTTGCCAAACCTTCTGTTGTGGCACATTTAGCTGATTTAAAAATGCAAAATGACTACGGCGCAAGTTCTATATCACAATATATCGCAACAGAATGGTTAACACAGACACATTATCACGACCAACACCTCAAAGGACTAAAAGATAAACTTTTAATTAAAAGAAATTTATTTTTAGAATCTCTGAACAAATATTTTAGTAATTTAGGTTCATGGTCAACGCCAGAAGGTTCATTTTACATTTGGTTCCAATTTAAGTACTCCATCGATATGAAAAAACTTTTCGATGCAGCTATTGCAGAAAACATACTAATTAATCCCGGTGAAGTCTATGATAAACATGCGCATCATTGTATCCGTTTCTCGTATGCTTATATCGATGCCGATGATATCGATGTAGCGTTAAAACGATTAAGCGAAATTATCCAAACACGTTTTACCACATCGTCTTAA
- a CDS encoding LysR family transcriptional regulator, translating into MKIDDYRLLTTLDETKTLRKAAEILYISQPAVTQRLKAIENAFGVNVFIRTKKQLITTTEGTMIIEHAREMLNRERLFLDKMQAHIGEVNGTISIGCSSLIGQTLLPEVLNLYTRQFPNVEIQVQVGSSEQIKANHRDYHVMIIRGNKIMNLSNTHLFNDEHYFIYPKNRNDELETMPFIEFQADPIYINQIKEWYGSQIGQDYHAMITVDQVATCKEMLLNGVGVTILPEIMMKHLDRELFEFKRVDIDNKSLIRSTFLSYDSSMTQLPQVESFINLMMEYVE; encoded by the coding sequence ATGAAGATTGACGATTATCGCTTGTTAACTACTTTGGATGAAACAAAAACACTGAGAAAAGCAGCCGAAATTCTTTATATTTCACAACCTGCAGTTACGCAAAGACTTAAAGCGATTGAAAATGCTTTTGGCGTCAACGTTTTTATCCGAACTAAGAAACAATTGATTACGACGACTGAAGGTACGATGATAATTGAACATGCTAGAGAAATGCTGAATAGAGAGCGTTTGTTTTTAGATAAAATGCAAGCGCATATTGGTGAAGTCAATGGAACAATATCAATCGGTTGTTCATCTCTGATTGGCCAAACCTTGTTACCTGAGGTGTTGAATTTGTACACGAGACAATTTCCTAATGTAGAAATTCAAGTTCAAGTTGGCTCAAGCGAACAAATTAAGGCAAACCATAGAGATTATCATGTCATGATTATTCGTGGTAATAAGATTATGAATTTAAGTAACACACATCTTTTTAATGACGAGCATTACTTTATTTATCCTAAAAATAGGAATGATGAACTAGAAACAATGCCTTTTATCGAATTCCAAGCAGACCCAATTTATATTAATCAAATAAAGGAATGGTATGGAAGTCAAATTGGGCAAGATTACCACGCAATGATTACAGTAGATCAAGTGGCAACTTGTAAAGAAATGTTATTAAATGGTGTTGGAGTAACAATATTACCAGAAATTATGATGAAACATTTAGATCGCGAGTTGTTCGAATTTAAACGTGTGGATATCGATAATAAATCGCTCATACGTTCTACGTTTTTAAGCTACGATTCAAGTATGACACAATTGCCCCAGGTAGAGTCATTTATAAATCTAATGATGGAATATGTTGAGTAA
- a CDS encoding undecaprenyl-diphosphate phosphatase, giving the protein MLILELIKGIILGIVEGLTEFAPVSSTGHMILIDDMWLKSSEFLGSESAFTFKIVIQLGSVFAGAWVFRERYFEMLHIGKYRAEPIDGIGQKPKRLNLLHIIVGMIPAGVLGLLFDDVIEKYLFSVPTVMIGLFIGAIYMIIADIYSKRVTNPQTVDQINYFQAFVIGLSQAIAMWPGFSRSGSTISTGVLMKMNHKAASDFTFIMAVPVMLAASGLSLVKNLEYIQLNHIGFYILGFIAAFIVGLIAIKTFLYLISKIKLIPFAIYRIILVIIIAILYFGFGIGQGITGE; this is encoded by the coding sequence ATGTTAATACTTGAATTGATTAAAGGTATCATTCTAGGTATCGTTGAAGGTTTAACAGAATTCGCTCCCGTTTCATCGACAGGTCATATGATACTCATAGATGATATGTGGTTGAAATCGAGTGAATTTTTAGGATCTGAATCGGCATTTACGTTTAAAATTGTCATCCAACTAGGTTCAGTATTCGCAGGCGCTTGGGTATTTCGTGAGCGTTATTTCGAAATGTTACATATAGGTAAATATAGAGCAGAACCTATTGATGGTATTGGTCAAAAACCAAAACGTTTAAATTTATTACATATCATTGTAGGTATGATTCCTGCAGGTGTTTTAGGTTTGCTATTTGATGATGTTATCGAAAAATATCTATTCAGTGTACCAACAGTAATGATTGGGTTGTTTATAGGCGCAATTTATATGATTATTGCTGATATCTACAGTAAAAGAGTTACAAATCCACAAACTGTAGACCAAATCAATTATTTCCAAGCTTTTGTTATTGGACTATCTCAAGCCATAGCAATGTGGCCAGGTTTTAGTAGATCTGGTTCAACAATTTCTACTGGTGTATTAATGAAAATGAATCATAAGGCTGCCTCAGATTTTACGTTTATTATGGCAGTGCCTGTCATGCTTGCAGCAAGTGGTTTATCACTAGTAAAAAATTTGGAATATATTCAATTAAATCATATTGGTTTCTATATTCTTGGCTTTATCGCCGCGTTTATTGTTGGGTTAATTGCAATCAAAACTTTCTTATACTTAATTAGTAAAATTAAATTAATACCATTTGCAATTTATAGAATTATATTGGTCATTATCATCGCTATTCTTTACTTCGGCTTTGGTATTGGACAAGGTATCACAGGAGAATAA
- a CDS encoding YaiI/YqxD family protein yields MTQVIIDGDACPVINSVIELTERTGIFVTIVRSFSHFSTIEQPEHVKTIYVDDGPDAVDYRIVKLAGNNDLVITQDYGLASLLLNKTKIVMHHKGYVYNHQNIDTLLEQRHTSAQFRKSGGRTKGPSAFTEQDLLKFESAFSSILQDQYLNKED; encoded by the coding sequence ATGACACAGGTCATTATAGATGGAGATGCTTGTCCTGTAATCAATTCAGTTATTGAATTGACTGAAAGGACAGGCATTTTTGTTACAATCGTTCGTAGTTTCAGTCATTTTTCTACTATAGAACAACCAGAACATGTAAAAACCATTTATGTCGATGATGGACCAGATGCTGTTGATTATAGGATTGTTAAACTAGCAGGAAATAATGATTTAGTAATTACGCAAGATTATGGTCTTGCAAGTTTATTACTTAATAAAACAAAGATTGTCATGCATCATAAAGGCTATGTATATAACCACCAAAATATTGACACTTTACTTGAGCAAAGGCATACAAGTGCACAATTTAGAAAAAGTGGTGGACGTACAAAAGGCCCTTCTGCATTTACAGAACAAGATTTGCTTAAATTTGAATCTGCATTTTCATCTATATTACAAGATCAATACTTGAACAAGGAGGATTAA
- a CDS encoding LysE/ArgO family amino acid transporter: MLQPAVHGLLLALGLILPLGAQNIFVFNQGANHKSIYKSLPVIITAGLCDTLLILLAILGVSLILLSLPILQITIYCIGIVFLIYMAWSLWTSYQYQLQTYKLMTAKKQIGFALSVSLLNPHAIMDTIGVIGTSAAIYEGVEKVVFSIATVLVSWIWFFFLAIAGKIIGHVDKTGKYITVLNKCSAIIIIIVALMILKQLIAII; encoded by the coding sequence ATGTTGCAACCAGCAGTTCATGGATTACTTTTGGCATTAGGACTTATATTGCCTTTAGGAGCTCAAAATATTTTTGTATTTAATCAAGGAGCTAATCATAAAAGTATTTACAAATCATTACCGGTAATAATCACCGCTGGTTTATGTGATACATTATTAATATTGCTAGCTATTTTAGGGGTATCATTAATTTTGTTGTCTTTACCTATTTTGCAGATAACTATATATTGTATAGGTATTGTCTTTTTAATTTATATGGCATGGTCTTTATGGACATCGTATCAATATCAACTTCAAACTTATAAACTCATGACTGCTAAAAAGCAAATAGGTTTTGCATTATCAGTGTCATTACTAAATCCACATGCAATTATGGATACGATAGGTGTAATAGGTACAAGTGCTGCTATATATGAAGGAGTGGAAAAGGTAGTGTTTAGCATTGCCACAGTATTGGTGTCATGGATTTGGTTTTTCTTTTTAGCGATAGCAGGGAAGATTATAGGACATGTAGATAAAACAGGAAAATATATTACAGTATTAAATAAATGTTCAGCAATTATTATCATTATCGTGGCATTGATGATACTAAAACAGTTAATAGCAATTATTTGA
- a CDS encoding GNAT family N-acetyltransferase has protein sequence MKQLSLSQNQFIEEIANIHEQQLEQQYHDYKKTNLSVALRIEIIERSLKLETSRILIETLDGVLLGFVWGRIETIGCKVVIEMLYVRPEYRHQGVGGKLKSSIEAWGISKGAQKIESTVAYSNKQMIEMNLNMGYQVEKVIMSKKLSVINEDVNN, from the coding sequence ATGAAACAACTTTCACTATCGCAAAATCAATTTATAGAAGAAATTGCAAACATACATGAACAACAACTTGAACAACAGTATCATGATTACAAAAAAACTAATTTGTCAGTTGCTTTGCGTATAGAAATAATTGAGCGAAGTTTGAAATTAGAAACGAGTCGAATTTTAATTGAAACACTGGATGGTGTCTTACTAGGATTTGTATGGGGACGAATTGAGACAATTGGATGTAAAGTTGTGATTGAAATGCTCTATGTCCGTCCTGAATATAGACATCAGGGTGTAGGTGGCAAATTGAAATCATCCATTGAAGCGTGGGGGATTAGTAAAGGTGCTCAAAAAATAGAAAGCACCGTTGCATATAGCAACAAACAAATGATTGAAATGAATTTAAATATGGGTTATCAGGTAGAGAAGGTAATTATGTCTAAAAAACTATCAGTAATTAATGAAGATGTTAATAATTAA
- a CDS encoding MFS transporter produces MKYPIAIWMLAIGAFAIGMTEFVIMGLLPNIARDFGVTVSQAGQLITGYALGVAIGGPIIVMLTIKWNRKYLLLVLMVIFILGNFAASFSTSYGFMMTSRIITSLAHGSFFGIGSILAANMVRPEKRASAMALMFMGLSLSNILGVPFGTLVGQNFGWPMTFIVISVIGAIALVGIIIFVPMQRETVKSSVLNELKILKEKRLWLTLAVTLFGFSSVFAYFTYISTVLTDVSNVQEHLISYLLIIFGIGVTLGNVVGGKLADWNLNRALQMIFIVFIIYFVLLYFIQMNGFLMVAGIFFFGLIGFSMSPSLQFKSTLISKDAPTLASTLNQSAFNLGNALGAFIGGLVVTHLPVASLSLIAPILTAIGLIFLFISVAVEKKEGMTT; encoded by the coding sequence ATGAAATATCCAATAGCTATATGGATGCTGGCTATCGGTGCATTTGCAATCGGTATGACAGAATTTGTAATTATGGGACTTTTACCAAATATTGCAAGGGACTTTGGTGTAACTGTGAGTCAAGCAGGACAGCTAATTACTGGTTATGCATTAGGTGTCGCCATCGGTGGACCAATCATAGTTATGTTAACAATAAAATGGAATAGAAAGTATCTATTATTAGTGTTAATGGTCATCTTTATTTTAGGTAATTTTGCTGCTTCATTTAGTACGAGTTATGGATTTATGATGACAAGCCGTATTATTACATCATTAGCGCACGGCTCATTCTTTGGTATAGGCTCTATACTAGCTGCAAATATGGTTAGACCAGAGAAAAGAGCAAGTGCTATGGCTTTAATGTTTATGGGACTAAGTTTAAGTAACATCTTAGGTGTGCCATTCGGTACATTGGTTGGTCAGAATTTCGGTTGGCCAATGACATTTATTGTTATTTCTGTTATTGGTGCGATAGCTTTAGTAGGAATCATTATTTTTGTGCCAATGCAACGTGAAACAGTTAAATCTTCAGTATTAAATGAATTGAAAATTTTGAAAGAGAAGCGTTTATGGTTAACATTAGCAGTAACACTATTTGGTTTTAGTAGTGTATTTGCTTATTTCACATATATTTCTACAGTCTTAACTGATGTATCTAATGTTCAAGAACATCTTATTTCATACTTACTAATTATATTTGGTATAGGTGTTACATTAGGTAATGTCGTAGGTGGTAAACTTGCAGATTGGAATTTAAATAGAGCTTTACAGATGATATTTATAGTATTTATTATATATTTCGTACTGTTATACTTTATCCAAATGAACGGATTCTTAATGGTCGCAGGTATATTCTTCTTTGGTCTAATAGGATTTAGTATGAGCCCATCACTACAGTTCAAAAGTACTTTAATTTCAAAAGATGCACCAACGCTTGCTAGTACATTGAATCAATCAGCATTTAATCTAGGGAATGCTTTAGGTGCCTTCATAGGAGGTTTAGTCGTTACACATTTACCAGTAGCATCTCTAAGTCTTATCGCCCCTATTTTGACAGCGATAGGCTTAATATTCTTATTTATCAGTGTTGCAGTTGAGAAAAAAGAAGGCATGACAACTTAA
- a CDS encoding GNAT family N-acetyltransferase has protein sequence MTVYIETERLRLRDWREEDLLPFQQMNANQQVRRYFPSLLSYRRSEHDMNKMDEVISKYNIGLFAVELKETNGWLGFIGLNYVPKESKYTFEELPFYEIGWRLIPEVWGNGFATEGAEAVLKYAKAQGLEDIYAFTSENNAASRKVMEKIGMKLYDYFEYPNLSKYHPLKRHVRYYKDLSKNV, from the coding sequence ATGACAGTTTATATTGAAACTGAACGTTTAAGGTTACGTGACTGGCGAGAGGAAGACTTGCTACCATTTCAACAAATGAACGCAAATCAACAAGTTCGTAGATATTTTCCTAGTTTATTAAGTTATCGACGTTCAGAACACGATATGAATAAAATGGATGAAGTTATATCAAAATATAATATTGGCCTATTCGCTGTTGAATTGAAAGAGACGAATGGTTGGTTAGGTTTTATTGGATTGAATTATGTGCCTAAAGAAAGTAAATATACATTTGAAGAGTTGCCATTTTATGAAATAGGATGGCGTTTAATCCCTGAAGTATGGGGGAATGGTTTTGCTACAGAAGGTGCGGAAGCTGTATTGAAATATGCCAAAGCTCAAGGTTTAGAAGATATTTATGCCTTTACTTCAGAGAATAATGCAGCTTCTAGAAAAGTGATGGAAAAAATCGGCATGAAATTATATGATTATTTTGAGTATCCTAACCTTAGTAAATATCATCCACTTAAAAGACATGTTAGATATTATAAAGATTTATCAAAAAACGTCTGA
- a CDS encoding sugar efflux transporter: MFSALLHIKNYKLFVVNMMLLGMGIAITVPYLVLFATNDLGMTSTQYGLLLALAAISQFIMNTIVARFSDTHNINRKLIIIAALFMGAVSFSIYFYIHEIWIFIAMYAIFQGCFAPAMPQMYASARESINASASRNKAKFANAVLRSMFSFGFLFGPLIGALLLSANGYSGLFGGTITIIIFTLLLQVFFFKDIKTEHTVSDVNHVETTAPNMLRDKSLFVPFLAFILLHIGQWMYTLNMPLFVTKYLSEPEGFVGGLASLCAGLEVPFMVILGILSAKMTTRTLLMLGGLFGGLFYFSIGVFESLAMMFVGQVFLAIFLAILLGLGISYFQDILPDFPGYASTLFANAMVIGQLCGNLLGGIMSQWVGLGNVFYVSAGSIFIGMILIFFTKDQKFTEESMSS; this comes from the coding sequence ATGTTTAGTGCCTTATTACATATTAAAAACTACAAATTATTTGTAGTGAATATGATGCTATTAGGTATGGGGATAGCAATTACAGTACCTTATTTAGTATTGTTTGCCACAAATGATTTAGGTATGACTTCCACGCAATATGGATTATTGTTAGCCTTAGCTGCAATTAGTCAATTTATAATGAATACGATAGTTGCGCGCTTTTCTGATACGCATAATATTAATAGAAAATTAATAATAATTGCAGCCTTATTTATGGGGGCAGTTAGTTTTTCAATTTATTTCTATATACATGAAATATGGATTTTTATAGCAATGTATGCTATTTTCCAAGGGTGTTTTGCGCCAGCGATGCCTCAAATGTATGCATCAGCACGTGAATCAATTAATGCTTCTGCATCAAGAAATAAAGCTAAATTTGCCAATGCAGTTTTGCGGTCTATGTTTTCATTTGGCTTTTTATTCGGTCCTTTAATCGGGGCCTTACTACTAAGTGCTAATGGTTATTCCGGCTTGTTTGGTGGTACGATTACAATCATTATCTTCACCTTACTATTGCAAGTATTTTTCTTTAAAGATATAAAGACAGAACACACTGTTTCTGATGTAAATCATGTTGAGACAACAGCTCCCAATATGTTAAGGGATAAATCACTATTTGTTCCATTTTTAGCGTTTATTTTACTGCATATAGGGCAATGGATGTATACATTGAATATGCCGCTATTTGTGACGAAATACCTTAGTGAACCAGAAGGTTTTGTTGGTGGATTAGCAAGTTTATGTGCTGGATTGGAAGTGCCCTTTATGGTTATTTTAGGCATATTATCAGCAAAAATGACAACACGTACATTACTCATGTTAGGTGGCCTCTTTGGAGGATTATTTTACTTTAGTATTGGCGTGTTCGAAAGTTTAGCTATGATGTTTGTAGGCCAAGTATTTTTAGCGATATTTTTAGCAATACTACTTGGTTTAGGAATCAGTTACTTTCAAGATATATTGCCAGACTTTCCGGGCTACGCCTCAACATTATTTGCTAATGCGATGGTTATTGGACAATTATGTGGTAACTTGTTAGGTGGTATAATGAGTCAATGGGTTGGTTTAGGAAATGTCTTCTATGTTTCTGCAGGGTCTATATTTATAGGCATGATTCTCATTTTCTTTACTAAAGATCAAAAATTTACAGAAGAAAGTATGAGTAGTTAA
- a CDS encoding SA0632 family lipoprotein, whose translation MKRCLTLILAATVTLTACGKDDEKASLEKDVDKLEKQQKDLKKQKDKLEKEHDKLKDKSESLEKDINSET comes from the coding sequence ATGAAAAGGTGTTTGACACTCATATTAGCAGCGACAGTTACATTAACAGCTTGTGGTAAAGATGATGAAAAAGCATCATTGGAAAAAGATGTTGATAAATTAGAAAAACAACAAAAAGATTTGAAAAAGCAAAAAGATAAATTAGAAAAAGAACATGATAAGTTGAAGGATAAATCTGAAAGTTTAGAAAAAGATATAAACTCAGAGACCTAA
- a CDS encoding DUF456 domain-containing protein: MTIILWLCIIVAFVLAFIGLIKPVIPSVLVLWVGFLIYQFGFHNGNLSWVFYVSMILLTLFIIVADFIMNQYFVNKFGGSKKSEYAALVGVIVGCFVFPPFGIIIVPFAAVLIVEMIQEPNFSKALKASFGSVVAFLASTIAQAIIMIIMVVWFFVDALLIN; the protein is encoded by the coding sequence ATGACAATTATTTTATGGTTATGTATTATAGTGGCATTTGTCTTAGCGTTTATAGGTTTAATTAAGCCGGTTATTCCATCTGTACTTGTCTTATGGGTTGGTTTTCTAATTTATCAATTCGGTTTTCATAATGGTAATTTGTCATGGGTGTTCTATGTATCTATGATTTTGCTTACACTATTTATAATCGTTGCAGATTTTATAATGAATCAATACTTTGTTAATAAATTTGGTGGTTCAAAAAAAAGTGAATACGCAGCCCTTGTTGGTGTTATTGTAGGGTGCTTTGTATTTCCGCCTTTCGGCATTATTATTGTTCCATTTGCTGCGGTATTAATTGTAGAAATGATTCAAGAACCAAATTTTTCAAAAGCTTTAAAAGCAAGTTTTGGTTCGGTGGTAGCATTCTTAGCAAGTACTATTGCACAAGCTATTATCATGATTATTATGGTAGTATGGTTTTTTGTAGACGCATTACTAATTAATTAA